A segment of the Macrotis lagotis isolate mMagLag1 chromosome 8, bilby.v1.9.chrom.fasta, whole genome shotgun sequence genome:
gccccagtgtgcagtgggagaccttggcttttttaaTCTAAGATCTTtgacaggtctcagtttgactaagGCAAGGCCTGTTCAAAGACCATTACCAAGAATGGAGGGGGTGGTGCCCCAGAAAGCAGGGAGGCAGATCCAGATTTAGGGCAGGCTTGAACCAGATTAAGAGTCTTTGGGATTAGTAGATTGGGGGTAGCTGGGGGGTGGAGTAGGTAGAGTAGATTAGAGAAGGGAGGAATTAGGGAGGTTTTAGAATCCTGCAAATTATGCCACATTCCTTGTCAGAGGGAATATCTGTTACCCAGTGACATCTGAGTCGAGGATTTCAGTTGCCTTcaagaaagttaagtgatttttttcaagttcatACAACTAGCAAATAGCAGCTGTAGCTCAATCCCAGGTACTTGGACCAAAaagccaatgttctttccacagCTGAGTGACAGAGTAACTAGTCTGCTGAACTTAGattcatgaagatctgagttctaattctgcttCAGATGATTACTTCTCTCTATCTCAGGTTCCTAGAATGTAAAACAAAAATACCAATAGTGTCCacctcataggattattgtgaggagcaaatgaaatgatatgtgtaaaaacactttgcaaatcttaagcaccatataaacattagctattattgttattatctcgATTTTATATATAGGATCCTTAGATTGTAAGACTGAAAGGAACTGTAGATTAATTCAACTGTtttaatttacagataaggaaatttagtCTTAGGAGTTTAAGACCACACAAGTGGCATAGCCAGGACTTTAGCTCTaactcctctgactccaaattgaaTATTCCTTCCACTATTCCATGGGAAAGCTAGGTGTtaagtggatagaactctgggcctggagtcagaaagacttaagtcaaatcctgccttagacacttcaCTAGTTgtgtgggcaaatcatttaatctctaccTCAATGTGTTCAACTGTAGAATGGTGATGAGAGTACCTACTTACAGTTATGGCTGtataaatagagaaaagggaCTGTTGTGAAAAAGTAGGAACAATATGATTGAGTGTGAGTTGAGAACGGAGCCAAGGTTTCAGGTCTGTGGGCCTAGGAGGGTGGCCATGTCCTTGACAGTAGGAGGCAAGGTTTGGGGGAGAAAGATAGCACGTCCTTAATTTCATTAACATTAATTTAAATccccttcaattatttaaaaacattattctgagaaaagtcCATGGGCTTCACCAGATTAtcacaaaaggttaagaaacctTGGTAAtaataaggaagaagagaaggcatAGGGCAGAGCATCCCCACCTTTGATTGGTGGGGATGACATAGATAAAGAACCAGCCAAGGCTGTGGTTTGGTCAGACATCTAGATGGGAGCCTAACCAGCAGTATTGGGAAAACCTGGAGTGTAGAAAGTGATCAACAGTGTCTATTGCTGTGGAGCAGGCAGTTAAAAGTGCATTGGTGACTTTAACTGAATGGTGAAGTTTAGAAGTTGCTGATACTTTAAAAGAGAGGAGACGCATGTAGGGTAGATGACCTTCTCAAGAGATTTCTGTGATTTGGGCCAGTGAGTCTAAAGGATATTGTGTAGATAGCCACAAAGAGGAAAAGAGCAAAAGGATTCTAACTAGCCGAGGTAGCAGGATCAAGAGCAAGTTAATGAAGGATTGGGAAGACACAGACAAGTTTGTAGACAGCAGGGAAGGAACCAGTACATAGGAAAAGATTGAAGATAGAGTCTGGAGGCATTCTTCTGGAGAAAACAGAAAGGGATGAGATGAAGGGTGGTTACAGAAGGGTTGACTTTGGCAAGGAAAAAGGTCCCTTCTATCAGACCCCAGAGTAAGGGAGGAAATCTTAATATTGTGAggtaaaaaggagaggggaagagagaactctcagcaaatgttttcatttttttaaaaaatgaagtgtgAATCCAGATTGTGAACCTAGAGGGTTAGGAGAGGGCATCACATGTGGTGCTTGTATGAAAGTATGAAAAAGATCCTGTGGAGAGAGCATTCTGAAAATACATAGAACTATTTGGCTTCTGTGATAAATTTGAAAGGAGTGAAACTCAAAAGAGGAAGGACTACTTAGTGAAGATGAAGATGCATCAGTAAGAATCTAGGAATATTTCAACTTTCCCAGTATCATGACTGGTAGAAGTGAGAGAAGGTGTAGCCAATACTAGAAAGTGTGATAAGGAAAGTGGGCTTCGTTAGGAGGGAGCCTAGTTTCAGGAAGGGCCAAGGAAggaggaataaaggaagaaagtggtttgaaatgaaaggaaatatattCATTCTGAAGTAAGCATTCCAGAAGGCACAATGGAAGGGGTGGGCAGAGCTGAACTATGGAGCAGGGTTTAAGTAGACAGTAGTAGGAATGCACCCAGTTTGAGGATGTGGAACAAGATTTGTACATTAGTAGTAAGGGGGTTTGGAAATCCTGGATTGGTATAGGTGCCCCAGGGTAGGCCCAGGGATCAAACAGACAGATTTTTCCCCTGGAGAATTGGAGTTTGAGCAGGGTGATTCTCTTGCCCAGGATGATAGTTTTGTGGTCCTTATAGTCCAGTTTTCCCTTTGCTTGATAGTAAAAGTTCCTTTGGTGAAACCCGAGCCTGAAGGGCAATGGGTTTCTCTCTCTTCCACCCTGATTCTGGAAGGAGCAGGGCAGGACACTGTCCCTTCAGGGGCTATGGGTAAGTGGCAGTGGTCTCAGACATCAATCAGGCCTTGCAAATGACTTGTTGCTTGGCTTGAAGAGGAATTCCTGTGATTTGGGTCAGTGAGTCTAAGACACCCTACGAGGACCTCAGGGACAGATGGAAAAAGCCCAGGGCCTTTTGGGTTTGATGGGAAAAAATGTCTTTGCAAATTCATGGGGTGACGTTGGGGTTAGGACAGGGACATGGCATGTGGATGTCTAAGAGATCTATAAGGAAGAGGACAGTTCATATAAGATGTTTGTGTATGAAAGCATAAGATCTGGGGGTAAAACCATTTGTAAGGGACATATGCATCTGTGGAGGGGACATAGAATCTGGCAGTCAgagaggaaaagagccttaaagAGCATGGGGGATGAGCTGTCCTTAAATAGAAATGTGCTTCCCAGGATTCTCCTCAAGTCATCCTGCAGCCACCACTGGGGGATCCCATACACCAACTCTATTGGTGAGGAAGGGTGGGGCACTGTTCCTCTGGGATGTCTCCATGTTGCACATGGACCTCAGTCCTCCCTACTCGAGGACTTAGCAAGCTTGAGGGAGATGGGGGGAGAGCCCTGGAAGTGAAAAACCCAGTGTTAGTCAGTCCCTCCTTGAGTGGCCTCTACTCTGCCCTTCCTGGTGCTTCCTCGCCAGCTACTTTGTGGATTTGTCCTGAACCCAGAACCTTTGGCTACTGGGGTGGGTCCTTGGATGGGGGAGAGCCCAGCCCCTGATGCACTCGATCATACCCCAGGCCTGGGAGAATGAGGGAACGACCCGGCGTGGAAGCTGGGTCCTGGGCCCCAGAGCTAGATGGGCCACCTTCCAACTAAGGTTGGCTCTGATAACCCCAGGGGGATGGGCTAGAACCTTTTCTCTGACCAGTTCCAGTGGGGTCAGTTAGATATGGTGTCCGATGAGAAGGGTGTGTGTTTGGAAGTTCCTTCCTTAACTCTCCCTTTCCTGTTGCCTGCAGGGCATGCAGGGTGCCCCCAAACTGCCCAAGGGGGTCCTGCTGGCCCTGGGCCTGCTCCTCACTCTACTGCTCTACCTGGGGCTGCCTAGTCTACCCCAGCCCCTCTTCTGGACCTGGGACAGATATGATGTCACCATCCTGGCTGGCCTTAGCCACGGCAACTCCTCGCTCTTCTACAGGGAGGTGCAGCCCCTTTACAATCGACACAGGTGCGTGCCTGTCCAAAGGCCCCCTCTGCTGGTGCTGGCCTCCCAGAGTCACCGGCCCTCTCCCTTCTGGCCGGTGCTTCAAGGATGCCGGACTTCTAGCTCTTGGGGCTGAGCATCACCACACCTAAGCTTTGAATCCTAGCTTTACCTGGAAGCCTTGGATTTGGAGGCCAAGCCCAACTCTTCCTGTCCCTACCTGGGTAACCCTGAACAAATAGCTTTCCCTCTCTGAGTGTAGGTTTcctttgaaaaattagaaaaatcaaggGATTAGATTAAATGGTCTCTGGGGGGCCTCTCCAGCTCTGACTCCCTTTATCCTAGGAATCTTGTTACCCTTCTCAGcatcagttttcccatctgtgaaatgggatcATAATTCTGGCACATTGTTTGCCTCATGGGGTCAGATGAGAAAATGTGAAGGATAAAGTgcttttgtaaagtgctttagaaatcTCCCTGTCCCTGGGACCTATCTCTTCATACCATCTCCTCTCCCCCAGTAGAATACTGGAGAGAAGGCTGGAGCTCCTAGGGAAGATTGGGGAGGGGTGCCTCCTAAATAAATAGAAATCTTTGGAAGGTCAGTGTGATGGAGGAGGCCTTTTACACTCAGCTggattttcttccccttctcaggGGTCCAAGGCTGGGGGTGCGGGAGGAGGTTCCAGGCTCCTTGAACCCCCAGGTTACATATCCTGTTTTTCTATAGGATTGAGGTGGTGTTTCTCCATGGAAAGGCCTTCACTTCACACATCTGGCAGCAGCTGGGGACCCTGGAGAAGCTGTCCCGTAGGGGCTACCGGGCCATTGCTCTAGATCTCCCTGGTGAGACCCGGGATCCATGAGGGGGATCTTTCAGGGAAAGAAGGATCTCAGGCAAGACCTGGTGGCTTCAGGGCTGAAAAATAAGGGGGAAGCTGGGGAGGGCCATCAGGAGcccattcccctccccacccccatcctcttTCTGTCTCCCAGGTTTTGGGAACTCATCCCCCTCCCCTGCAGCCAGGACAGAGGTTGGACGGGCAGATCTCCTGGATCGAGTTCTACAGGACCTGGAAGTGAAAAACCCAGTGTTAGTCAGTCCTTCCTTGAGTGGCCTCTACTCTCTGCCCTTCCTGATGCTTCCTCACCAGCAACTTTGTGGATTTGTCCCCATTGCTCCCACCTTCACTGAGAACTATACACACAAACAGTTCTCAGTCATCAAGGTACATCTGGGAGACTTGCAGAAGGGTGCTgcatggggtgtgtgtgtggggggacaTGCGTTACTGGGATTCCCTAGTCCGGGGGGAGTCACACCTtcccaggatcatagatttagcacTAGAAGAAACTAGAAGAGAAgtgtagaaactgaggcctagggagggGTAGTAAGagttggaggcaggatttgaacccagccctCTGATTCTGGAGCCACCATCTCTGTGTCCTCTTTGAGATGCTCTCCTCAAGAGAACTTGCCCTGAGGAGGACATGGTTTTTGATTGTTGGGAGAACTACAGAGGCTTTAGAGTTGGAGAATGTAGGTTAAAATCGTGGCAGCTGCTCCCTACCAGACCACTAAACACCTGTGGATTTCACTGTGCTTCTCGTGGTCTCCCTTTTTCCAAGAGAAAGGAGACACTGTCCCATCTTCAGGGAGGTATTGGTGAGCTTGAGACAGCTTACCATGGAAGGAGCCACAGGCATCTATGCCTTCCTGAACTAAGGACCCAGTTTATCAATGCTTTGATAGTATTATTCTGGAAAGGCTGCCCAGTGGAGGTGGACTTCAAACCTAACATTGAAGGGGAGCAGGGACCTGGGATGAAGCTCGAAGGTCAAGGACCAAGGCTTTGAGACAGGAAGCCCAGAGGAGAGGGCTATGGACTAGCGGGTCAGCTTCCTGGCTGACCTGGGGGCTCCCTGCTTGAGGACTTACCAAGCTTGgactttttcctccctttccactACTATCCCCCTACAGACACCCACGCTTATCATATATGGAGCTCTAGACAAAGGCCTGGCCCTGGAGTCTCTGCAGAAGCTTCGCCACCTTCCCAACCACTCCATAGTGAAGTTGCAGGAAGCTGGCCATGCTTGTTACCTCCACCAGCCCCATGACTTTCACGATGCGCTGCTCACCTTCCTTGACAAGCTGTCATGAAGTCTGCATCTCTGGGATGGCCATCCTGTTTCTGGGTGGGGCAGGGTGGGACCCGGGACTCCCAAGAGACTGGGGTGGGGTTCGGAGGACTTTGGCAAGACAGTGCCTTCCTGTTCCCCAGTACCACAGAGGGAGAAGGCAAAAGACTgatagaactgggaaggaaggcATGGTTGCCCTCTTGGGGTCTTGCCAACCCCTACTCACTTGAACTTTAATAAATGAACTTTGCTTCCAGAGTATACATCTTTTTGGGTGTTGGGGAGGGCAGGAGGTAGAGGgggaagggtgggaaggaaggatatAGGATCTGAAGCAATTCACCCCACTGCCATGCAGCATCTGACCTAGAGTCATTTGATATTCTGAGGAGGGGGATAGAATGGACTAAGGTAGCCTGGAGGCAGAGAGCCCTGGACTAAAGCCAGGAGAACCAAATCCATGATTGGAGGTTTTTTACCCTTAACTGGCTGTGTGTTCCTAGGAAAGTCCTTTCTCCTATCCAGAATGGTTTCATCTCTAAAGCAAGGAGGTTGAAATGTAGTTGGTAGGCACTCTAGCAGCTGTCTATAACAACTCAGACTTGTAAAAGCATCCCCTCTACAACACGACTGAGAAGATTTATCTAGTCTTTGCTTTGAAAAAACAGGGTCTAATAAGGAAATCCCCAAATTGCCTTGGAATAATAGCTTGCAGACTGGGctccatttgattctcacaatcttTGAGGTACTTTGAGACTGAGaggggttttaagtgacttgctcagagctCCCCAGCTAGGTAGTGGCTGATGCAGTGTTCGGATACTCTTCTAGCTGGTGCCTCCCTGTGTCACCTTTGTGCTTAGACTAAACAGCACTTGAAGACAGGGCCTGTGTGCCTGCAGAAATGGCTGATCAGGGCAATTTAAAGAATTCATTAGGGCTCTCAAAGGATGGCAGCCATGTCTCTATGAGATGGGAGGGCCTGCTCAGGACCCCCAAAGACATGGTACAGCCATCACAGAGGACCCCAATTAACTTTGTTTCCCCATCTCTATGAATGACTTAGGCAAACAAGGAGACTACAGGGGTAGGGGGAGATTTGAGGGGAAGGAGTGGCTGTATCCTAGGCTCAAGTGCCCCTGCTTCTGTAAAAGAAGTCTGTGAGACTGCTCACCTCCTAGATCAGGGCAGGGCCCATGAAGAACAGAAGTTGGAGAGAGTAGAACACACAGTGAGGCCTCATCTCTGAGGCTCTGTTCTGCTCTGGCCTGTGTTTCTGTGACTTGGCTGGGCTACTTGTCCTGGGGGAGTGAGGTGGTTCAGGACTCATTTTAGCCCTGTCCCAAATCACAGACTGCTGAATCagacttttcctctctctctctctctctctctctctctctctctctctctgtgtgtgtgtgtgtgtctgtctctgtctctgtctctcttgtctctctctgtctctgtgtgtgtctgtctctctgtctgtctctctgtctctttctctctctctgtctgtctctgtctctgtctctgtctctgtctctgtctctctctctctctctctctctctctctctctcatctctgtctctcaccCTCCTCTATCTCCTGAGGGAGCTGCCTTAGCCCTTGGCACAGGGGAAGCACAGGAAGCAAGTTCAAAGATCTCCTGTGATGAACCGGCTTGTCCAGAAAGAACAAAGGGCGCTTGCGGTCACTGGCAGAAGCTCCTGCTCACATCCTAGGACTTGGTTCCTCTGGGGTCCCAAAGCCTGGCTGTGCCTGTCTGGGACCTTGGTCCAGGCCGTCCCAGAGCCCTCCCGGGGGCGGAGTGCCCACCCAGCCCCACCTAAGGGTCCTTTTCTCTCTAAGAGAGCCGCCCGGGCTCAACAGCCAGGGAGGCCCCTGCTCATACTGCCCCACTGATCGATCGGGGTGCCCAGGGTGGGGGGCTGGGCCGTCTGGAGCAAGGATGGCTTGGGGGGCCCGAGCTCTGGTTTGGAAATGTGGCCTGGAGGGTGCTCGGCCGGATCCGGGGCAGGACTGGAGTTGGGGTGACCCGGCTCGGGCGCGCTGGGCAAGGCGGGGGGCCGGGCCTCGGTGACAGcgcgggcggggccgggggcggcggcCGGGGGCGGCGGCCGGGGCGGAGCCTCTCCCCaggggcggccgggccgggccccgcagGCCAGATTGCAGCCTGGGCCCAGAGAGGCAGAGCTGGGGATCCGCACGTCCCGGGTAACGGCGGGGGCTGGGCGGCGGGGAGGGACCCCGGCGGGGCCGGAGCCCGCGTGGCCAGGCCGAGGCCCGGCGTGGAGCTCCGGCTCTCACACCCAGCCCGGGCTCGGGGCCCGAGGGAGGCGGGAGGCGCCCGAACGGTGGGAAGGCATCTGGAGGGTCCCGAGGCCCCTGGCCCTCCCGGGGAAACGGAGGTCCGAGGGACAGTGGGATCAAGCAAGGAGGACGCACAGAGGCAGAGAGGGATCCACAAGTGGTGTCTTGAGATGGGGGGGAGGGCCGGGGCTGGGGGGAGAAGAGGTCTGGGACTTTGCAGGAATGGAGACTCCAAAGCCTGGGGATGGCAAGTGGGCAGAGAGGCCCTAAGGTAAGTAAGAGGGTGGGGGGCAGCTCAGTAGAGGGACTCCGCTTCTTGAGTggaaatgtgatctcagacacttcctagctgtgtgaccccgcgCAAGCCTCCTAATCCCggttccctcagtttcctcatttgtagcaTGAACTGGAGATGATAAATCATAGCattatcttgccaagaaaatcccaaagagtgagacatgactgaatgTCTCTGCACAGAGCAAGGAGTTGCAGTGATCTtttgaggagagggagagaggctgAGTTTGATTGGGCCAAGCAGAATGGAGATCATTGAGATGGTTCCTCCACTACTGAGCAAAAAAGGAAGCTGACCTTTGGATCTACTCACTCTTGGGCTCCCTGCCTTAACAGATTATAGGCTTAAGGGACTAAGACCTTGGATTCCTTTAAATGGGAAGTCCTGGGGATGCAGGGGGAGGACACTTGGACCCCTGAAAGCAAGTTGGAATGCTTTCCAAAGAACTTCTACCATTCTTCTTCCTATCcagcaagggaagggaataaggtaTCCACTATGCCTGGCCAAGACTGCCACCAGCCCTCAGAGGGGGAGCATCCGGCTGTGACACGATTTCGCCAGTATCTCCGAATCCAGACTGTGCAGCCAGAGCCCAAGTATGGTGAGGAAGCTCAAATGAGGGTCCCTTGCAGGAGGCACTATGTCTCTGAATGGGCTGGGCATGGCTGGTAAAGACAGACCTTGGACATCAAGCTTTCATGGCCCCCATCGTGGTTGGTCCAGTAACCAAAGGAATTATATCAGGCCTCTGAAATTTACAACTTGACAAACTCTGACCCTTGTTGATCTTGGACTGGGCAAAGAACCCTGGAGAGAAAGAATCCCCAGTCAAATCCTGGAATGGGATGGGATCCAGTCTCCCCTGCCTTTCCTATCCTGCCAGCATTTCTCTTTCCCCTGCAGATGAAGCTGTGCTTTTTTTGGAGAAGATAGCCAAGGATTTGGACCTTGAGTTTCAGAAGGTGGAGGTGAGGGGAGAGTTGGGTTCTATGACCCAACCTGAGCTTTGGGTAGAGGTAAAGGAGGGGTGAGGGGATTGGACGCTAAACTAACAGGAGTGGAAGATTTCTTCATGTTCTTTAATCCTCTTCAATTTTgccccattttttccttttgccagGTGGCCCCAGGCCGAATAGTGACAATATTGACATGGCAAGGCACAGATCCCAAGCTCCATTCCATTGTGCTGAACTCCCACACTGATGTGGTGCCTGTCTTCAAGGCAAATATCTGGGGGCCCGAGCCGAGGGTGATAGAGAGCTCTGGTGACATCTCTCCCATGGTTCCTGGTCATGCTACATGGTCCAGCATCTTTTATCTCTTCAGAGGAGCTTTTCCTTATCAGCCAGGGAAGCTTGGCAAATGAGCACACCTAGTGATAAGTGCCTACTTCTTTTTGAAAGCTTATTATGGGCTTTCCTCCCAACAACTTCATGAGACAGGTTGTACAAAGATGATACCCATTTTGGAGATGAAGCAACTGAGATTTAGAGAgggtaaaaaaaattgtttatggTCATTGAATAGGTGTCTGTCAAGACTTGAACTCTCATATATAAACCTAGACCTGTCTACTGCTCTTCTTAGAATCCACGTGAATGAAGGCTGAGGAAGAAGGGAGTCACCTAAACCTCTGCAATTTGAAACTTTATAAACTCTCTCTCCCCTGTTGATCTTGGATCTTGGATCAGGAAGGAAACTGGTCTGGATAGAGGGATGGGAAGAGTTGGAAATGGTTGAGAGAAGGGGTGCtgtaacatgattaatatggaaataacattttaacatgattgtgcatgtatgaTTTATCtcagattgcttgttgtcttggagaggaggaagggaaaggagaaagaaaggaagaacattttacaaagatgaatgttgaaaactctctttatgtgtaattggaaaaaatattattaaaaaaagagaaggggaggcggctaggtggcgcagtggatagagcaccggccctggagtcaggagtacctgggttcaaatccggcctcagacacttaataattacctagctgtggagccttgggcaagccacttaaccccattgccttgcaaaagcctaaaaaaaaaaaaaaaaaaaaaaaaagagagaagggtaTACTGGTTACATGTGGGATGGGGATAGGGCAGATAGTCTGCCACTCCTGAAGTATGTGATGCAAATGAAAAACAGATCAAGATATGCAGGATGAGAGCTGGCAGAAAGAGTTCTGTTTGAAATGAGGGAGCAGTGAGTTTCAGGTTGCTTTGGGAAGTTATAGGGACCTCACAATCCAGGAAGGCTTCCTGAAGGCGGTGGGCCTTCAAGGACCACTTTATGTTATGAGTGGCAGATGGAGGAAGCAGATGACCCCTAACATGGAGGAAGGatattctgggcaagtcacaagaATGGGATCAGACAAAACCCAGGTATGCATGAACTTATCTTCTAACCCTTTGCTCTTTTTGTCCTCAGGAACACTGGCATCATGATCCCTTTGACGCTTTCAAGGACGCCCAAGGGAACATTTATGCTAGGGGTGCCCAGGACATGAAATGTGTTGGCATTCAGTGAGTCCACACCCATTGGGAAGACTTCCAtacctctctttctgtctccacaTGGCCCCCATCTCCTTTTCTGGCTTGGTTTCCCTTTCTGGGAAACAGAGGACCACAAGAATGAATCAGAGAATTTGGGAGtgagaagggacttcagaggtcttTGCTTCAAAGTCCCATGCTACCTACACTCCTGTCCTTTCCAAGTCTTAGTCTTTGATCTAGTGTCTAGCATTCCCCTAGGCTCAGCTTGAGCCTCAATCTACAGGAAACTCAAGCCTTCTCTGGGGTGTCACCTCTTTTCTTCTGAACAAGACAGTGCACATTCTTAAGTGTTTCTCCTAAAGGGTCCCAATCAACCTCAACAGATATCTCCAAGTTCTTTCTTCCTGCTCGGCCAGGCAGAACCAGTCTGATCTGCCTTCCACAGCACAGTGCCTCTAATGTTTGAAGACAGAGAATAGCCCCCAAATTATATCCCTCTTGAGCCTTCTTCAGACTAATTTTAacagtagctaacatttatatagcagctgtgtcagacactgtactaagcactttacaaatataatctcatagGATTCTCACataattcccatttttcagttgaggaaactgaggcaaataagttaaatgtcttgcctaggtcatacagctagggtCTGAAGCCATATTTTAACCTGGGTCTTCCTAGTGGAATTTGATAAGGCCACAAGAAGTGGTACTGGCTCCTCTCTAATTCTGGGCAGTCTGCTTCTCT
Coding sequences within it:
- the ABHD14A gene encoding protein ABHD14A isoform X1, translating into MCFPGFSSSHPAATTGGSHTPTLLGMQGAPKLPKGVLLALGLLLTLLLYLGLPSLPQPLFWTWDRYDVTILAGLSHGNSSLFYREVQPLYNRHRIEVVFLHGKAFTSHIWQQLGTLEKLSRRGYRAIALDLPGFGNSSPSPAARTEVGRADLLDRVLQDLEVKNPVLVSPSLSGLYSLPFLMLPHQQLCGFVPIAPTFTENYTHKQFSVIKTPTLIIYGALDKGLALESLQKLRHLPNHSIVKLQEAGHACYLHQPHDFHDALLTFLDKLS
- the ABHD14A gene encoding protein ABHD14A isoform X3, whose translation is MQGAPKLPKGVLLALGLLLTLLLYLGLPSLPQPLFWTWDRYDVTILAGLSHGNSSLFYREVQPLYNRHRIEVVFLHGKAFTSHIWQQLGTLEKLSRRGYRAIALDLPGFGNSSPSPAARTEVGRADLLDRVLQDLEVKNPVLVSPSLSGLYSLPFLMLPHQQLCGFVPIAPTFTENYTHKQFSVIKTPTLIIYGALDKGLALESLQKLRHLPNHSIVKLQEAGHACYLHQPHDFHDALLTFLDKLS
- the ABHD14A gene encoding protein ABHD14A isoform X2 — its product is MGGMQGAPKLPKGVLLALGLLLTLLLYLGLPSLPQPLFWTWDRYDVTILAGLSHGNSSLFYREVQPLYNRHRIEVVFLHGKAFTSHIWQQLGTLEKLSRRGYRAIALDLPGFGNSSPSPAARTEVGRADLLDRVLQDLEVKNPVLVSPSLSGLYSLPFLMLPHQQLCGFVPIAPTFTENYTHKQFSVIKTPTLIIYGALDKGLALESLQKLRHLPNHSIVKLQEAGHACYLHQPHDFHDALLTFLDKLS